The Gimesia sp. region AGTGGCAGAGATTCAATAAAGGGTTCAGCCGCCTGACCATCCGAGCTGACGGGTTCGAGCAACAGCTGCAACTGTTCCGGTCCGCCTTGAGGATATTCACCATTATTCTCGGCGGCATAGAGTTTGAATGCCTGTTCGAGATTATGGATACTGGCGCGGGTCGCTTTGATATTTGCTTTTTTCTGGCTTCCCAGCAGGTTGGGAACGACCATCGCAGCGATCACAAGAATAATGCCCAGCACGATCAGCATTTCGAGGAGGGTAAAACCACGCCGCTGTTGTTTGTTGTGAATCTTGATTTGTTTCATGTCTCCATCCTTTTTACTTTATACTTGTTCCAGAAGGGAATGTTCTGGGTTCTACCCGAGTAAGATAAAACCAATGACTTGTCACGTACTATTATATTAAACCAGAGCTTTGGAAAACCGGTAAAAGTAATGCCAGCATCACAAAAACGACCACAGCGGCCATGATGAGCAGCATAAGCGGCTCCAGCATTCGCACAAACATATCCAGCTTGCGGTTGGTCTGGCGTTCCATGTTATCTGCGATATCGATCAACACCTGTTCCAGGTTGTTGGCTTCCTCACCAACGGCGATCATTTCGACGACTTCTTCCGGGAACTGACCACTAAGGGCAAAAGGCTGGGCAATCGATTTTCCGGCAGAAATACTCTCTGCAGCTTCACCAATCGAATTACTGATGACTTTATTACCAGCGGCATCCTTGGCGATTCTCAGGGATTGCAGGATGGGTACACCATTGGCCAGCAGGGTCCCGAGAATTCGGCAAAAACGGGCGATAGCCAGACTGCGAACAATCGCTCCCAGGCCATAGGCATTCAACCGGAACTGATCGAATTTCAGACGGCCTTCCGTTGTCTCGAGATATTTATAAACCGCGGCTCCCACGAAAACGATCGCAAAAAAAATCAGAAACCAGTACGACTGCATAAAGGCACTGAAACCAAGCAGTGTTGTGGTTGCCCAGGGAAGGTCGCCTCGCTCAGACATTCGTTGAAAAATCGGTTCAAACTTGGGAACGAAGTAAACCAGCAGGAAGCTGACGATCACAGTTCCGAAGGTGGTCAGGAACGCGGGATAAATCATCGCACCGACTACCCGGTTTTTGAGTTCTTCCTGATGGTCCGTGAAGCTGGCAATTCGCTTTAAGACGTCTTCCAGGAAGCTGCCTTCCTCGCCGGCACGTACCATACTCACTGCCAGTTCCGAAAAGACTTTGGGATGCTGCCCCATCGCGACTGCCAGCCGGGTTCCGTCAGCGACTTCCGCACGAACCTCTTCGAGTACCTGCTTGAGCGACGGGTTGGTCGATTGCCGGTTCAACAGTTCCAATGAGCGTAAGAGAGGCACCCCCGATTTGAGCAAGTCGGCCAGCTGTGTATAAAAAACAGACAGATAGCGGGCCCGAACCCGTTTACCAGACCGTCTCAGCTGCGCTTTCGCCGCATCTGCCAGATCGACTTTGACCGGAAACAGACTCTTGGCAGCCAGCGAATTCAGTGCATCCTGCTGATTGGCAGCAGAAAGCACACCGGTCACCTGGCGGCCTGTTGCTTCTCGTGCGATATACTGAAATTCGGGCATCTGACTGACTTCAATTACTTACTAACTGGACTCAACACTTTTTCCTCTCTGCGGGAGTGCGAGTTAAATATCTCCCTTGGTGACCCGCAGGATCTCATCGATCGACGTGATTCCGGCGAGGACCTTTTCCCAACCGGCATCCCTTAAGGTCTGCCAGCCATTCTTTCGCGCGTAATCGCGAATCTGGCCTGAGCTGGCGTGTTCGGTACACAATTTTCGTATAACAGGATCATTTATGAGCAGTTCCAGGATACCAATACGCCCCGAGTATCCCATTTCTCTACAGTGTCGACACCCCACAGGTTCATAAATTTCCTGCATCCGTTCCAGGGGAAAGTCCGGGGGAATTTTATCCGGGTGAGGCTGATGTGGTCGTTTACAATGTTTACAGAGGACACGCACCAGACGCTGAGCCAGAACGGCTTCTACCGTACTGGCCACCAGGTATGCTTCCACTCCCATATCAACCAGACGGGTAAAAGCACCGGGTGAGTCGTTGGTGTGCAGCGTGCTGAAAACAAGGTGCCCGGTCAGCGATGCCTGAATGGCGCTGTTCGCAGTTTCTCCATCACGAATTTCCCCGATCAAAACTACATCCGGGTCGTGACGCAAAATACTTCTCAGTCCGGCTGCGAAAGTCAATCCGATGCGGGAATTCACCTGAATCTGGCTGATCCCTTCACTGTGATACTCGACCGGATCTTCCACCGTGATGATTTTCGTTTCCGGACTTTTGATCTCATTCAAAGCACTATAGAGCGTTGAAGTTTTCCCGCTACCCGTAGGTCCGGTCACCAGAATAATTCCGTGAGGCAGCTCGATCATTTCGCGGAACGTGGACAGCATCTCCGCATTCAAGCCCACATTATCCAGACGAAAAACCATGCGTTCCTTATCGAGCAGTCGCAGTACGATTCCTTCGCCGTAAATCATGGGAATGATCGAAACACGCACATCGATTTCACGCCCCGTAACTCGCAGTTTGATGCGTCCGTCCTGGGGGAGTCGTTTTTCCGCGATATTCAGATGCGCCATGATTTTCAGACGCGTAATGATCGCTGAATAAAAATGATTGATCTCTGGTGGCACCGACTGTACCCGCAACAAACCATCCACGCGATAACGGACCACCAGCCCGGTTTCATGCGGTTCAATGTGCACGTCACTGGCCTGCTGCTGCAGCGCCTCTACCAGCAGTTCGTTAACCAGACGAATCACCGAGGCCGTCTGTGCCATGTCGGCCAGTTCACCATGTTCCTCGGAGACTTCTTCCAGAAGTTCAACGCCGTCTTCAGCCGCTTTCTGAGAGACCAGTTCGTTGATGGTATCGCCGCCAACACCCAGGTTCTGCTTGATCAGATCGACGACGTCTTCATGCAACGCCAGCACCGGCTCAAGTACTTCACCACTGAGCGAACTGAGTTCATCCAGGGCTTCGAAGTCAAACGGGTCGGCAGAGGCGACCAGCACTCGTCCATTTTCACGCTGTAGGGGGAGCAGGGAATGACGAAAGATCGGAGTTGCTGGAAACTGCGACAGCAGCTGGGTATCAATCTGATAGTCTTTGAGTTCGAAATACTTCATGCCCAACTCATCGGCGAAAACTTTGAGCAGATCTTCTTCAGAGGCGAGCCCCATCTCCATCACCACGCGGTCCAGACGATGACCGTTGGCCGATTGCTGGGCTAACAGCAACTGGCGTTCGTCAAGGATGCCACGTCGTTGGAGAATATCACTGATTTCCATGGATTCGACTCGATGGGATAACGAACTTTTCAGGAGATGATTTCAGGTATGTTTATCGTCCACGGCTTCGACCGAAACGGCTGCTGCCACCACGGGAGCCACCATCGCTGCCGGGAAATCGGAAACCACGTGAGGACCGACCACCAAACTGTGAACCGGAAGAACCACGGCCCGAGTCACCACCACCCGGCGATGCGCCACCCATGCGTTCCCGCATCCGTTGTTCGAAGAAGCGTCGAATTTCTTCGCCACGATCGCTTGATCCGGAGGAGTTATCCGACGGGTTTGAGCTGGAGGGAGTTGGTTCGGTTGTTTTCTTACGCGAATCGCTGCCGGTGGTACTGACACTGACATTGGGAAGCAAGGAGGTTAAGGCATTCTGAATCAGTGCCGAGTTGCCGTTATTCAAGGTGACAACCCGGACTGACTTGCGTGACATTTGCGCAGAGTAATCAAGCTCGCGTACTAGAGATTCAATCTCCTGGAAAAGAGAGTCGTTCGCTGACACCAGTAACTGGTTGGCGTTGGCATCCACACTGACGGCCAGCTTGGCTTCGGGGGGCTGTGCATTCTGTGAATTCTGAGATCCCCGTCCGCCCATCATCGCTGTAAAGGGATTGCCGCCCCGAGAGTTATTCTGCTGGCGGGGAGCTTCCATATAGTCTTTGTAAAGCTCTTTGACGATATTCGCGACTTCCGTTGCAGACGCGTATTCCACCGGGATAATGCCTGGTGAACGATCCCGTAGTGAGTCGGGGAGTTCAGAAGCATCCAGCACTTTGAGCATCTGTTCGACCGAACGCACCTTATCAGGAGGTCCTGTGACATACAGAGCATTGGAACGTGCCTCGGGGATAATGCGGAGCGTCTGCGGCCCCATCCCCAGTGTGGACAGTCCGGTAGCATCCATCAGCCCGCCTCCAATCGAAGAGATCCCGCTGAACATTCCGGAATCGCTGGCAGTATCGGAAACGGAACTGCTGGGAAAGAGGCTTTCCAGCATCTTAGCTGTGGCTGTCGCATCGGCAGAACGGAGATAAAATACCGTCCATTGATTTTTAGGAGGAATCGCCTGGGTCAAGGCGTCGATCATTTTCTCCAGTCGATCAAGGGCTTCCTGGTCGTTGGATGTGATAATCAAATTATCCCCGTTGGTGGAAACCGCGATCGGATTTTTCTTTGTAGAATCGACGGCGGCTTCAGTTGCTTTGTTCTCTGATTCCGTAGCAGGTTTTTCTGATTCTGACTTCGCCCCTGACTCTGATTCTTTCTGTTGCTCGCTGGCTGTGAACAGAAAGCGAGACTGATCGGAATCGGCTTTCCGGCGTTCCTGCTTGATCGGTCGATCCAGCGGAGTGCTGATATTCCGTGATGGATTGCGAAAACCCCGGTTCCGGGTGGGGTTCTCATCTTCTCCCAACACACGTTCCCGAATCTGACTTTCCTGTGATGGAACAACGATGCGGATCGGATTTTCATCCCCGGACGAGGCTGACCAGAGCTTATCGATCAGTTGCATGATTTCACGCGAATCCCGACCTCCCAGAGGGATCGTGCGAATGGGACCACGATCTGAGTCATCCTGGGCTCTGCCAGTACCATCCTCCCCCAGTTGCGCCAGCAGGGCTTTGACCTGAATCACCTGATCCGGAGTTCCCCGAATCAACAGACGCCGTCCCAGAAGATCGGCTTCGATCGTGGGAGCGTCGTTTCCATCCCGCAGAAACAGGGAGCGCAAGGTTGTGGTTGCGGAAAGGGGATCCAGCTTGTTCAGGTTGATGACTGAGACAGACTGGCTGCCCCCTTCGCCATCCAGTTGCCGGATTAATTCATCAATCTCCTGGTGCTCCTTGGGGGTCGCCACGATATGAATCTTATTATTCCGACCATCTTCATTAACGACGACTCCCGGCATCATCGCATCCAGGGTCTTGGTCACTTCCCGCGGATCCGAAGAATTGACAGAGTAAACCCGCAAGTAAGGCTTGTTTCCACCGGGGGCCAGCATGTTGCCTTCGTCGACATCAATCGATTTGATAATTTCTTCCGCCAGTTTAAGCTGGGCTGGTGTCGCAGTTACCAGCAGCCGATTAGTACGCGGGTCCGCTGTCACCTGTGTTGTCGTATCTTTCGTCGGCGTCTGAGGAGGTGGAGAACTGTCTCGACTGCTGCGACGTCGATAATCGTAGTAGCGTGAAGAAGAAGAGGACGAGCTGGCACTGACATTCTGGGTAGCCGAGGGCAGCCCGAACTGGCTACGCACAATTTTCTCAGCCTCATTGGAATCGATAAACTTCAATTCAAACGCGCGGAATGCGAGATCGGTAGGACCGGCATTCGCAATGGCGCCTTCCAGCAGTTTTTTCACACGCTGCAGGTTGCTGCCGATATCGGTAACGATAATCGAATTGGCGGTTTTCAGTGCAACGGACTTACCCTGCGGGCCCAGAATGGCCTGGACTTCTTTGGCGACCTGATCAATGTCGACTCCCTCCAGCTGGAAGCTCACACTCATCAGTTCATTTTTGCCTCGCTGGGGTAGCTCACTGGCATCGACGATGGGTACCAGGTTTGGTGGAATGCCGTTATCGATGTTCAAAACTACCAGGAACTGATTCCGCCGAACAATGACATACCCTTTCTGCAGCAGATATCCGTTAATGATATCCAGCGCTTCGGTGGGACTGTAAGAACCCTGATCGTAGTAGTTGAAGGTCCCCGGGGGCACATCGTTGAGATCGAGCGTATAGCCTGCGGACTCAGCAAACAACTTCAGGACATCGCCCCAGGGTGCGAAACGGAAGTTGAACGACATCTTGCCAACTTCACCCGGCTTTTTCGCAGGGACGGTTTTCTCATCCGCTTCGTTTTCATTCATTGCCACTGGTTTAGCACCGAAAGAGATGCTGCGGTCTTCAGGCTTGAGCCCTTCCGGTTCAATGGGGATCTGCGGTCTTGGTCGCGGAGCAGCTCCGGGAGTACTGCTGACAGAGGGCGTCGCTCCCGGGGTCGCTGTG contains the following coding sequences:
- a CDS encoding type II secretion system protein GspG, with amino-acid sequence MKQIKIHNKQQRRGFTLLEMLIVLGIILVIAAMVVPNLLGSQKKANIKATRASIHNLEQAFKLYAAENNGEYPQGGPEQLQLLLEPVSSDGQAAEPFIESLPLDAWGQMFHYEYPNNKAQSTKPAIWSSGPNQQDENGSGDDVNNWEQTE
- a CDS encoding type II secretion system F family protein; translation: MPEFQYIAREATGRQVTGVLSAANQQDALNSLAAKSLFPVKVDLADAAKAQLRRSGKRVRARYLSVFYTQLADLLKSGVPLLRSLELLNRQSTNPSLKQVLEEVRAEVADGTRLAVAMGQHPKVFSELAVSMVRAGEEGSFLEDVLKRIASFTDHQEELKNRVVGAMIYPAFLTTFGTVIVSFLLVYFVPKFEPIFQRMSERGDLPWATTTLLGFSAFMQSYWFLIFFAIVFVGAAVYKYLETTEGRLKFDQFRLNAYGLGAIVRSLAIARFCRILGTLLANGVPILQSLRIAKDAAGNKVISNSIGEAAESISAGKSIAQPFALSGQFPEEVVEMIAVGEEANNLEQVLIDIADNMERQTNRKLDMFVRMLEPLMLLIMAAVVVFVMLALLLPVFQSSGLI
- a CDS encoding ATPase, T2SS/T4P/T4SS family, whose product is MEISDILQRRGILDERQLLLAQQSANGHRLDRVVMEMGLASEEDLLKVFADELGMKYFELKDYQIDTQLLSQFPATPIFRHSLLPLQRENGRVLVASADPFDFEALDELSSLSGEVLEPVLALHEDVVDLIKQNLGVGGDTINELVSQKAAEDGVELLEEVSEEHGELADMAQTASVIRLVNELLVEALQQQASDVHIEPHETGLVVRYRVDGLLRVQSVPPEINHFYSAIITRLKIMAHLNIAEKRLPQDGRIKLRVTGREIDVRVSIIPMIYGEGIVLRLLDKERMVFRLDNVGLNAEMLSTFREMIELPHGIILVTGPTGSGKTSTLYSALNEIKSPETKIITVEDPVEYHSEGISQIQVNSRIGLTFAAGLRSILRHDPDVVLIGEIRDGETANSAIQASLTGHLVFSTLHTNDSPGAFTRLVDMGVEAYLVASTVEAVLAQRLVRVLCKHCKRPHQPHPDKIPPDFPLERMQEIYEPVGCRHCREMGYSGRIGILELLINDPVIRKLCTEHASSGQIRDYARKNGWQTLRDAGWEKVLAGITSIDEILRVTKGDI
- a CDS encoding secretin N-terminal domain-containing protein produces the protein MTRKMKYQFFLLSVLSVTFVCSDSVHLVLLAQEPSSDSEDRGGFGGRRDRGGFGGDRSRFGGRGGFGGDRGGFRGGFGGGGFSGFRGAIGFMVTREEIQKELQLTEDQIKQLQEAAQSMRPSRESMEPFMNRMRDAQTDEERTKVREEMSASFEKQRTEGEAKLWGLLNEKQAARLKQLQLQENGYRQLTDDETAKQLKMTAEQLAKIKELEEQRSYARRDLGRRATSEEREKVQQEFDQKIEAVLTPDQKSQWKQMLGPALVTSESTATPGATPSVSSTPGAAPRPRPQIPIEPEGLKPEDRSISFGAKPVAMNENEADEKTVPAKKPGEVGKMSFNFRFAPWGDVLKLFAESAGYTLDLNDVPPGTFNYYDQGSYSPTEALDIINGYLLQKGYVIVRRNQFLVVLNIDNGIPPNLVPIVDASELPQRGKNELMSVSFQLEGVDIDQVAKEVQAILGPQGKSVALKTANSIIVTDIGSNLQRVKKLLEGAIANAGPTDLAFRAFELKFIDSNEAEKIVRSQFGLPSATQNVSASSSSSSSRYYDYRRRSSRDSSPPPQTPTKDTTTQVTADPRTNRLLVTATPAQLKLAEEIIKSIDVDEGNMLAPGGNKPYLRVYSVNSSDPREVTKTLDAMMPGVVVNEDGRNNKIHIVATPKEHQEIDELIRQLDGEGGSQSVSVINLNKLDPLSATTTLRSLFLRDGNDAPTIEADLLGRRLLIRGTPDQVIQVKALLAQLGEDGTGRAQDDSDRGPIRTIPLGGRDSREIMQLIDKLWSASSGDENPIRIVVPSQESQIRERVLGEDENPTRNRGFRNPSRNISTPLDRPIKQERRKADSDQSRFLFTASEQQKESESGAKSESEKPATESENKATEAAVDSTKKNPIAVSTNGDNLIITSNDQEALDRLEKMIDALTQAIPPKNQWTVFYLRSADATATAKMLESLFPSSSVSDTASDSGMFSGISSIGGGLMDATGLSTLGMGPQTLRIIPEARSNALYVTGPPDKVRSVEQMLKVLDASELPDSLRDRSPGIIPVEYASATEVANIVKELYKDYMEAPRQQNNSRGGNPFTAMMGGRGSQNSQNAQPPEAKLAVSVDANANQLLVSANDSLFQEIESLVRELDYSAQMSRKSVRVVTLNNGNSALIQNALTSLLPNVSVSTTGSDSRKKTTEPTPSSSNPSDNSSGSSDRGEEIRRFFEQRMRERMGGASPGGGDSGRGSSGSQFGGRSSRGFRFPGSDGGSRGGSSRFGRSRGR